The following nucleotide sequence is from Nitrospira sp..
CCAAACCCACACCCGCGATATCCCATCCTTGGGCGGCCTCTCCAATCGAATGCCGTTCATCTCCGCCGCCTTTGTCATCGGCTGCATGGCTTCGATCGGTATGCCGGGCACCGTCAACTTCATTGCCGAAGTCATGATCATCGTGGGCAGCTGGAACAAATACCCGTTCCAAGTCATCGTGGCCGTGCTGGGCATCGTGTTGACCATGGCATACCTCTTCAAGATGATGCGCGGCCTCTTCTACGGATCGATGGCCGAAAAATACAGTCATTCCCACGACGCCGTGGCGGTCATCGACCGGATGCCCCTCTTGCTGATGATCACCGTCAGCATCGGGTTCGGCATTTTTCCCGGCCATCTCTATTCAGTGGTCCGTTCCGGCGTCGATCCCCTGATCGCCCGTATCACCAAGGTCGTCCCCGTGGCGGAACAGCTCCACAACAGTCCACAGGCCGCCGCACCGATGCTACCGGCTGACGGTGAGGCGCTTGCGAAGGTGACCCCACGATGACGTTTGCTCTGACCTTCTCGGCATCGGATCTTCTCTATCTTCTGCCGGAACTATTCTTGACCCTGTGGCTCTGCGTGGTCTTGGCCGTCGACTTTTCCTTGAAACGCATTGTCCAAGAGCAGTTGGCCTACCTGTCCGTGCTCGGGCTGGCCGTCGCGCTGGGAATTCTGGCCTGGTTCGACGCCTCGGGCATCACCGGCACCCTGTTCGGCAAGATGTTCGTGTTGGATCGTCTCGCCATCTTCTTCAAGATGATGATCCTGCTCGCGACCATCCTGGTGATCCTGCTCTCGGTCGACTATGTGCATCGCTTCTCGTTCTTCCGCGGTGAATACTACGTGCTCGTCACGATGTCCGCGCTAGGGATGATGTTCATGTCCTCCGCGAACGATTTGTTATCGCTGTTCGTGACGCTCGAATTCTCCACCTTCGGCTTCTACGTCTTGGTCGCCTATCTCCGCGACGACATGGCCTCCAACGAGGCCGGTCTCAAGTTTTTCATCCTCGGCGTCTTTGCCGCCGGCCTCCTCGCTTACGGCATCAGCTTGGTGTTCGGCGAAACAGGCAAACTGGTCTTCTCCGACATGACCGGTGCCGCCCCGACCACCGGTCTGGTGATCGGCTTCCTGCTCATTTTTGCCGCCCTGGGTTTCAAGATCGGCGCCGTGCCCTTCCATTCCTGGATTCCGGATACCTACCACGGCTCGCCCACGCCCGTGACGGCCTTCCTGTCGATCGCACCCAAAGTGGCGGCCTTCGCCATCTTGCTACGGCTGTTCCTGGTCGCACTCCCGACCTTCAAACCAGCCTGGGCTCTCCTGCTCGTCGCCGCTTCGATTCTGTCGATGACGTACGGCAACATCGTCGCCATTGCACAACGCAACATCAAACGGCTGCTGGCCTATTCCGGTATCGCCCAAGTCGGCAATGTTCTGATCGGGTTGGCGGCCGGCACCAAGATGGGCACCGATTCGATCCTGTTTTACCTACTGACCTACCTCTTCGCAAACCTCGGAGCATTCGCGGTCATCATGGCCATCAGCAATGCGGTAGGGAGCGAGGAAATCGAAGACTACAGCGGGCTCAACCGACGTTCGCCGTTCTTGGCATTCGCGATGCTGATTTTCCTGCTGTCACTGGCCGGCGTTCCGCCGCTCGCCGGTTTCATCGGGAAACTCTACATCTTCGTCGCTGCGATCAAAGAGGGGCTCTACACGCTGATCACCGTCGGGCTCATCAACATCGTCATTTCGATGTACTACTACCTGATCGTCGTAAAGAAGATGTACATCAGCGAGCCACTCGATGCATCCCCCATCAAAACTACCGGGCCGCTCCGGGCCGTGGTGTACATCGGTCTGGCCGGAACCCTGGTGATCGGCATCTATCCGCAGCCGTTCATCGACTGGGTCGTTGCAGCCACGCTCATGTTTTCCAATCTTGTCGGGTCTTCCGCGGCGCTCCCTCCCTCGGGTCTTCCCTTCGGAGGGTAAGGCCCGCTCACGCGCTCTCTGCTGCGAATTGCGTCAATTCGCTCCGTACTGCACAGCCTTTTGTTACAATGCGCGTTGACTTGATTCGACGCGAAACGTTCTCGAACGTGGCCTGATGGACACCACGTTCCGTTCCTATTCCATGAGCATGGACGAACAACTACCCCAGGCTCCCGCCCTAGACGGAGACGCTGCGCCGCTCGTGTCCGATTCTGCGGAACAGGCTGCGGCCCACCCGTTACCGACGCCGGTCGCCGCCCCGCCGCGTCGAAGGTGGTCCATTGAAGGACGGGTGCTGGCAGGATTCGGACTCGTGTTTGCAGGGATTCTGGTCATTTCCGCCATTTCCTATCGCAACATGACAGTGCTGATTCGAAACGGCTTGCAAGACCAACGCAGTCACGAGTTCATCCAGATTCTGGATGCCACTCACGAAGCCATGCACGATGCGGAGAGCAGCCATCGCCGCTTCTTGGTCACGGGGGACGAGAGCTACCTGGCCCCGTTCCACAGTTTGCAAGACCGGGCGCCGGATTACGTCCGGTATCTCCGCGACCGCACCGAGCCGGACAGTCCTCAACGGACGCGGGTCGAAACACTCGCCCGGTTGATCAATCAGCAACTGCAGGCGGAGCGGGCGACCATGGAGTTACGCAAGCAGACAGGATTCGAGTCGGTGCGGGCCATGGCCCTGTCAGGCGTTGCCAAACAGGAACTCGACACCGCCCAGCGTCTCCAGGCGGAGATGGAGCAGGACGAGACCAAGGCG
It contains:
- a CDS encoding NADH-quinone oxidoreductase subunit N, yielding MTFALTFSASDLLYLLPELFLTLWLCVVLAVDFSLKRIVQEQLAYLSVLGLAVALGILAWFDASGITGTLFGKMFVLDRLAIFFKMMILLATILVILLSVDYVHRFSFFRGEYYVLVTMSALGMMFMSSANDLLSLFVTLEFSTFGFYVLVAYLRDDMASNEAGLKFFILGVFAAGLLAYGISLVFGETGKLVFSDMTGAAPTTGLVIGFLLIFAALGFKIGAVPFHSWIPDTYHGSPTPVTAFLSIAPKVAAFAILLRLFLVALPTFKPAWALLLVAASILSMTYGNIVAIAQRNIKRLLAYSGIAQVGNVLIGLAAGTKMGTDSILFYLLTYLFANLGAFAVIMAISNAVGSEEIEDYSGLNRRSPFLAFAMLIFLLSLAGVPPLAGFIGKLYIFVAAIKEGLYTLITVGLINIVISMYYYLIVVKKMYISEPLDASPIKTTGPLRAVVYIGLAGTLVIGIYPQPFIDWVVAATLMFSNLVGSSAALPPSGLPFGG